Proteins encoded together in one Undibacterium sp. CCC3.4 window:
- a CDS encoding coiled-coil domain-containing protein, with translation MTAIPFDTLKMMERLEKAGVPAEQARVQTDLLAEVICAQDRSISERFSSKQDVTSELVRMNFELTAFRQEIKADVSNLRREMQVQNADTKSDITRWVVSVGIFQSALLAGLVLKLLH, from the coding sequence ATGACAGCAATCCCTTTCGATACCTTAAAGATGATGGAGCGCCTAGAGAAAGCCGGCGTTCCCGCTGAGCAAGCCAGAGTGCAGACCGATTTGCTGGCCGAAGTTATCTGCGCGCAAGACCGCAGCATCAGTGAGCGTTTCTCGAGTAAGCAAGATGTCACGTCCGAATTGGTAAGAATGAATTTTGAACTGACTGCTTTCCGACAAGAAATTAAAGCGGACGTCAGCAATCTGCGGCGGGAAATGCAGGTTCAGAACGCCGACACCAAGTCTGACATTACCCGCTGGGTCGTCTCGGTTGGCATTTTTCAGAGTGCGCTGCTTGCTGGTCTGGTTTTGAAATTGCTGCATTAA
- a CDS encoding AMP-dependent synthetase/ligase, with product MSNSLVTLSDLPLSSVATLPQLFAWRVAHTPQAEAYREFDEGSGQWISYNWQQTADKVAAFAAALAVLQAPAGARVAILLPNGLHAVCIDQAALRLGYVPVPMHALDNPASIAYIVADSDASLLIAASDRQWLAIAATGVAMPALRQIVVLEQCADTLDYPPAVPLALLASWLAAAAAPVAPVAPAAPLAVGPQDLAAVVYTSGTTGKPKGVMLTHDNVMSNVQAVVQRVAPVTSDVFLSFLPLSHTFERTAGYYLPIAAGACVAFSRSNKQLPEDLRIVRPTILISVPRIYERVYSVIQSKLALSAVAAGLFNCAIAVGWRRFARSQHLLKDSAVLATVDALAWCLLEPLVAGKLKDQFGGRLRVAVSGGAALSTTISRCFLGLGIPLVQGYGMTETSPVVAFNAPADNDPSTVGRTLAGVEVKIGENAELLVRGPNVMRGYWKREADTAAALIDGWLRTGDQAAVIDGRIRILGRVKEIIVTSTGEKIAPVDLELAITSDPAFEQAYAFGDNVPFISCALVLSQRYWAQLCSTLSLDPADPGALSAPLARAAVLKRVRELTDSLPFYAQPKAVILSLEAWTIENTMITPTLKLKRNNLAQHFAAAISAIYAARR from the coding sequence ATGTCGAATTCTCTCGTTACCTTGTCGGATCTGCCCCTCTCGTCCGTGGCCACCTTGCCGCAGCTGTTTGCTTGGCGCGTAGCACACACGCCACAAGCCGAAGCGTATCGCGAGTTTGATGAAGGCAGCGGACAATGGATCAGTTACAACTGGCAGCAAACGGCCGACAAAGTCGCTGCCTTCGCCGCTGCCTTGGCAGTATTGCAAGCGCCAGCCGGTGCCCGCGTGGCTATCCTGCTACCCAACGGCTTACATGCCGTTTGTATTGATCAAGCGGCCTTACGACTCGGCTATGTGCCGGTGCCCATGCATGCGCTCGATAACCCGGCCAGCATCGCCTACATTGTCGCCGACAGCGATGCCAGCTTGCTCATCGCCGCCAGCGACCGCCAATGGCTGGCCATCGCTGCCACCGGCGTGGCTATGCCGGCTCTGCGTCAGATCGTCGTGTTAGAGCAATGCGCTGATACGCTTGATTATCCGCCGGCCGTGCCGCTGGCTCTGCTCGCGTCGTGGTTGGCTGCCGCAGCCGCACCAGTCGCCCCAGTCGCCCCAGCCGCACCGCTGGCGGTGGGCCCGCAGGATCTGGCCGCCGTCGTCTATACCTCGGGCACGACCGGCAAACCCAAAGGTGTCATGCTCACGCATGACAATGTGATGTCGAATGTGCAGGCGGTGGTGCAGCGTGTGGCACCGGTCACCAGCGATGTATTCCTCTCTTTCCTGCCGCTCTCGCATACCTTCGAACGCACCGCAGGCTATTACTTGCCGATAGCGGCTGGCGCGTGTGTGGCTTTTTCGCGTTCTAACAAGCAACTGCCGGAAGATTTACGCATCGTGCGACCGACCATCCTGATCTCGGTACCGCGTATTTATGAGCGGGTCTACAGCGTGATCCAAAGTAAGCTGGCGCTGTCGGCCGTGGCGGCCGGCTTATTCAACTGTGCCATTGCGGTCGGCTGGCGTCGCTTTGCGCGCAGCCAGCATTTGCTCAAGGATAGCGCGGTGCTGGCCACTGTCGATGCGCTGGCTTGGTGCCTGCTTGAACCGCTGGTCGCCGGTAAGCTGAAAGATCAGTTCGGTGGCCGTTTGCGCGTCGCCGTCAGTGGTGGGGCTGCCTTATCGACGACCATCTCACGTTGCTTCCTCGGCCTGGGCATCCCGCTGGTGCAAGGTTACGGCATGACTGAAACGTCACCTGTAGTGGCCTTCAATGCGCCGGCCGATAATGATCCGAGCACCGTCGGCCGTACCTTGGCAGGGGTGGAAGTGAAAATCGGCGAGAATGCCGAATTGCTGGTGCGTGGTCCGAATGTCATGCGCGGTTATTGGAAACGTGAGGCCGATACCGCCGCCGCCTTGATCGATGGTTGGTTGCGTACCGGCGACCAGGCCGCTGTGATCGATGGGCGGATACGTATACTCGGTCGCGTGAAGGAAATCATCGTCACCTCCACCGGTGAAAAGATCGCCCCGGTCGATCTCGAATTGGCCATCACCAGTGATCCTGCGTTTGAACAAGCCTACGCCTTTGGTGATAATGTCCCCTTCATTTCCTGTGCCCTCGTGCTCAGCCAACGCTATTGGGCGCAACTGTGCAGTACGCTCTCACTCGATCCCGCTGATCCCGGTGCGCTCAGCGCACCGCTGGCGCGCGCTGCCGTGCTCAAACGAGTCCGCGAGCTGACCGACAGCTTACCGTTTTATGCGCAACCCAAAGCGGTGATACTGAGCCTGGAAGCGTGGACGATAGAAAATACCATGATCACACCGACGCTGAAACTCAAGCGTAATAATTTGGCCCAGCATTTTGCTGCGGCCATCAGTGCGATTTATGCGGCGCGGCGATAA
- the epsC gene encoding serine O-acetyltransferase EpsC — protein sequence MTIAASDSHSTLKPAVTTARTSLFGIEQVVSELAAVRLAWRAGQRRFAEPGGRELPSREALGKIIADLCGALFPMRLGPPELRQESEDFYVGHTLDSVLHSLLSQVRLELVYAARYNKVHELHTEDRALSVVREFAAALPAIRVLLDSDVVAAYQGDPAARSVDEVLLCYPGVQAMIHHRVAHQLHGSGVPLLARIVAEISHGQTGIDIHPGAQIGAGFFIDHGTGVVIGETAVIGARVRIYQAVTLGAKRFPAAADGTLQKGLARHPVVEDDVIIYAGATVLGRVRLGHGCTIGGNVWVTQDVAAGSHVSQASLRHESPPYTE from the coding sequence ATGACCATCGCTGCATCCGACTCGCATTCCACGCTCAAACCGGCCGTTACGACAGCGCGTACCTCGCTGTTCGGCATTGAACAAGTCGTCAGTGAACTGGCCGCGGTACGGCTGGCTTGGCGCGCTGGCCAACGGCGTTTCGCCGAGCCGGGCGGGCGTGAATTACCGTCGCGCGAAGCGCTGGGGAAAATCATCGCCGACTTATGCGGTGCCTTGTTCCCGATGCGCTTAGGGCCACCGGAATTACGTCAGGAAAGTGAAGATTTTTATGTCGGGCACACGCTTGATTCAGTGCTGCATTCCTTGCTATCGCAAGTACGTTTGGAGCTGGTGTACGCAGCCCGCTATAACAAGGTGCACGAATTGCATACCGAAGACCGCGCCCTCTCGGTGGTGCGCGAGTTTGCCGCGGCGCTGCCAGCAATTCGCGTCCTGCTCGACAGCGATGTGGTGGCCGCCTACCAAGGTGATCCGGCCGCGCGCAGTGTCGATGAAGTGCTGCTCTGCTATCCAGGCGTACAAGCGATGATCCATCATCGCGTGGCACATCAACTGCATGGTTCCGGTGTGCCCTTGTTAGCGCGCATCGTGGCGGAAATCTCCCATGGGCAAACCGGGATAGACATTCATCCTGGGGCGCAGATCGGTGCCGGATTTTTCATTGATCATGGTACCGGTGTCGTGATCGGTGAAACCGCCGTCATCGGCGCGCGCGTACGCATTTACCAAGCCGTCACGCTCGGTGCCAAACGCTTTCCGGCCGCTGCCGACGGCACGCTGCAGAAAGGTTTGGCACGTCATCCGGTGGTCGAAGATGACGTCATCATTTACGCTGGTGCCACCGTGCTGGGACGGGTCCGTCTTGGCCACGGCTGCACCATCGGTGGCAATGTCTGGGTGACCCAAGATGTCGCCGCTGGCAGTCATGTCAGTCAGGCCAGTCTGCGGCATGAAAGCCCTCCTTACACAGAGTAA